The Winogradskyella schleiferi genome has a window encoding:
- a CDS encoding mechanosensitive ion channel family protein, translating into MEDLTDFKNTLADSLSSIWPEVTAFAFKALGAILILIVGWLITKLVVKAIRKILKLAKANKLDDKLNEIEIVEGKQLNFDTIKIVSKFVKWIMYIVILITVSEAIGLEIITEQVGALLAYLPQLFAALVIFVIGLLFANFVKNGLKSLFESMDLSGGKMISQVVFFLLLTFISITALNQAGINTEIITSNITMILAAFLGAFAIAVGLGAREVVGKLLNTFYARKTFEVGQKIIFNNESYTIDAVQSISIILKNSKGRLIVPIKDLTENQVQMQD; encoded by the coding sequence ATGGAAGATTTAACAGATTTTAAAAATACATTAGCGGACTCATTGTCCTCGATATGGCCAGAAGTTACCGCATTTGCATTTAAAGCTTTAGGTGCAATTCTAATTTTAATTGTTGGCTGGTTGATAACGAAACTTGTAGTAAAGGCTATTAGGAAAATATTAAAATTAGCTAAAGCAAATAAACTTGATGATAAACTCAACGAAATTGAAATAGTAGAAGGAAAACAGTTAAATTTTGATACTATAAAAATAGTTTCAAAATTTGTAAAATGGATTATGTATATCGTTATATTGATAACCGTATCAGAAGCTATTGGATTAGAAATTATTACTGAACAAGTGGGTGCATTATTGGCCTATTTGCCTCAACTTTTTGCTGCCTTAGTCATCTTTGTTATAGGCTTATTATTTGCTAATTTTGTAAAAAATGGCTTAAAATCATTATTTGAATCCATGGATTTGTCTGGTGGCAAAATGATAAGCCAAGTTGTGTTTTTCTTATTATTAACTTTTATTTCCATAACAGCTTTAAACCAAGCAGGCATTAATACAGAGATCATTACAAGCAATATTACCATGATATTGGCTGCTTTTCTCGGAGCATTTGCCATTGCAGTTGGTTTAGGAGCAAGGGAAGTGGTTGGAAAATTATTGAATACATTTTACGCTCGTAAAACGTTTGAAGTAGGTCAAAAAATTATTTTCAATAACGAATCCTATACAATAGATGCTGTACAAAGCATTTCAATAATATTAAAAAATTCTAAAGGACGACTTATTGTGCCTATTAAGGATTTAACAGAAAATCAAGTACAAATGCAGGATTAA
- a CDS encoding MotA/TolQ/ExbB proton channel family protein — protein sequence MNDLVISNVIIISNPFVDRFNEGGPFFMSLILICLLLSIFLLINGFINLKKDMAKTEKMLKLTVDSSLLGLVLGFLGSVIGLISAFDSVEAMGNPNPSMFAGGLKVSLLTATFGLFTFVIARIGILVLRWFVNSEKQE from the coding sequence ATGAACGACTTAGTAATTTCAAATGTTATAATCATTTCCAATCCATTTGTGGATCGATTTAACGAAGGTGGCCCATTCTTTATGTCGCTTATTTTAATCTGTCTTTTATTGTCCATATTCCTTTTAATTAACGGCTTCATCAACCTTAAGAAAGATATGGCAAAAACCGAAAAAATGCTAAAACTAACGGTAGATTCCAGTCTGTTGGGACTGGTTTTAGGGTTTTTAGGGTCTGTTATAGGCTTAATTTCAGCCTTTGATTCTGTGGAAGCGATGGGAAATCCTAATCCGTCTATGTTTGCTGGTGGATTAAAAGTGTCGCTCTTAACGGCCACTTTTGGATTATTTACTTTTGTAATTGCAAGAATTGGAATTCTAGTGTTACGTTGGTTTGTCAATTCTGAAAAACAGGAATAA
- a CDS encoding DEAD/DEAH box helicase has protein sequence MTFQDLNLNTPLYNALDDLGFATPTPIQEESFSVVASGKDVVGIAQTGTGKTLAYMLPILRNLKYSQQDNPRVLVLVPTRELVVQVVSEIEKFSKYINNRVLGVYGGTNINTQKQAVAQGQDIIVATPGRLYDLAVSRVLQLKSIQKLVIDEVDVMLDLGFRHQLMNIFDILPQRRQNIMYSATMTKDVDDLISDFFINPTKISIAVSGTPLENIKQERYDVPNFYTKVNLLEHLLQDKEAFSKVLIFVAYKKMADRLFDQLEDLFPNESCVIHSNKTQNYRLRSIEQFREGENRLLVATDVMARGLDIEGVSHVINFDTPDYPENYMHRIGRTGRAEQEGHSILFSTETEQEGLERIEVLMQMKIETLTIPENVEISTELIEEERPQIRERNNPTKRRDEDAPGPAFHDKKEKNQKENLGGSYRREIAKKYKKPKTRGDKNYNRRNKK, from the coding sequence GTGACTTTTCAAGATCTCAATTTAAATACACCTTTATACAACGCTTTAGATGATTTAGGCTTTGCCACACCTACGCCTATTCAGGAAGAATCCTTTAGCGTGGTGGCTTCTGGAAAGGATGTGGTTGGTATTGCACAAACTGGTACTGGTAAGACCCTTGCCTATATGTTGCCCATTTTACGAAACCTTAAATATTCGCAACAAGATAACCCAAGGGTTTTGGTTTTGGTGCCTACGCGTGAATTGGTGGTGCAAGTTGTGAGTGAGATTGAAAAATTTTCTAAATACATCAACAATCGTGTGTTGGGTGTTTATGGTGGTACCAATATTAATACACAAAAACAAGCGGTTGCACAAGGTCAGGATATTATTGTGGCAACTCCTGGACGACTTTACGATTTAGCCGTGAGTAGGGTTTTACAATTAAAATCGATTCAGAAATTAGTGATTGACGAAGTGGACGTGATGCTCGATTTAGGTTTTAGACATCAACTGATGAATATTTTTGACATTCTTCCACAGCGTCGCCAAAACATTATGTATTCGGCAACTATGACTAAAGATGTGGATGATTTGATTAGCGATTTTTTTATTAATCCCACAAAAATTTCGATTGCGGTTTCTGGTACGCCTTTGGAAAACATTAAACAAGAACGTTACGATGTTCCTAACTTTTACACTAAAGTCAACCTATTGGAACATTTACTTCAAGATAAAGAAGCATTTTCAAAAGTCCTGATTTTTGTGGCCTACAAGAAAATGGCTGACCGCCTTTTTGATCAATTGGAGGACTTATTCCCGAATGAATCTTGTGTTATCCATTCCAACAAAACACAAAATTACCGCTTACGCAGTATTGAACAATTTAGAGAAGGTGAAAACCGACTGTTGGTAGCTACAGACGTTATGGCAAGAGGCCTGGATATTGAAGGGGTTTCCCATGTCATCAACTTTGACACACCGGATTATCCTGAAAACTACATGCACAGAATCGGTAGAACCGGTAGAGCTGAACAGGAAGGCCATTCTATTCTTTTTTCTACTGAAACCGAACAGGAAGGTTTAGAGCGTATAGAGGTACTCATGCAAATGAAAATTGAAACGCTCACTATTCCTGAAAACGTTGAGATTTCAACAGAATTAATTGAAGAAGAACGTCCACAGATTAGAGAGCGAAACAATCCTACAAAACGACGTGATGAAGATGCGCCAGGACCAGCTTTTCACGATAAGAAAGAAAAAAACCAAAAGGAAAATTTAGGTGGTTCTTATAGACGGGAAATTGCTAAAAAGTATAAAAAACCGAAGACTCGAGGCGATAAGAATTATAATCGACGTAATAAAAAATAG
- a CDS encoding RNA polymerase sigma factor, with translation MTQDAVHNLTDEALVEAIVKTNDTLLFEVLYDRYESMVYNKCYGFANGIDEAKDLTQDVFLRVFVKLASFKGKSKFSTWLYAFTYNHCVNYVTRNTAKKFEKKSVSTENFDIENIGEDIDSTREFESMRVEQLKKVMEMISPDEKMILLLKYQDNLSIKELSVALDIGESAVKMRLKRAKEKLVQKYTNYTKDGKSI, from the coding sequence TTGACACAAGACGCTGTTCATAACCTAACCGATGAAGCGCTCGTAGAAGCCATTGTCAAAACCAACGATACTCTGTTGTTCGAGGTGCTGTACGATAGATATGAGAGCATGGTGTATAACAAATGTTATGGATTTGCCAATGGTATTGATGAGGCCAAGGATTTAACCCAAGATGTTTTTTTAAGGGTCTTTGTAAAATTGGCGAGTTTTAAAGGGAAATCGAAATTTTCAACTTGGTTATATGCGTTTACCTATAATCATTGCGTGAATTATGTAACCAGAAACACGGCTAAAAAGTTTGAAAAAAAATCAGTTAGTACAGAAAATTTTGACATTGAAAATATAGGCGAAGATATTGATTCTACTCGTGAGTTTGAAAGCATGAGAGTAGAACAATTAAAAAAAGTTATGGAAATGATTTCGCCAGACGAAAAAATGATTTTATTATTAAAATATCAAGATAATTTATCAATTAAAGAACTGTCTGTCGCTTTAGATATTGGAGAAAGCGCAGTTAAAATGCGATTAAAAAGAGCAAAAGAAAAACTTGTACAGAAGTACACAAATTATACGAAAGATGGAAAATCCATTTAA
- a CDS encoding DUF2721 domain-containing protein, producing the protein MEELTLTTPALLFSAISLIMLAYTNRFLAYAAIIRNLRDQYLEHQDSSILRQINNLKLRVKLTRYMQISGITSLLFCVLTMFLIYVNYDVIAVWAFGIGLLLLIVSLAFLIWEIQISAQALQHHLGDIENHLKK; encoded by the coding sequence ATGGAAGAACTAACCCTCACAACACCAGCGCTTTTATTTTCGGCAATATCCTTAATCATGTTGGCCTATACGAATCGGTTTTTGGCTTATGCAGCTATCATTCGGAATTTGCGCGATCAATATCTAGAGCATCAGGATAGTTCTATTCTTAGGCAGATAAACAATCTAAAGTTAAGAGTAAAATTAACTAGGTACATGCAAATTTCAGGAATCACTAGTTTGTTATTTTGTGTGCTTACTATGTTTTTAATCTATGTAAATTATGATGTTATAGCAGTTTGGGCTTTTGGAATTGGGCTTTTGCTACTCATAGTGTCTTTGGCTTTTTTAATATGGGAAATACAAATATCAGCTCAGGCATTACAACATCATTTGGGAGATATTGAAAATCATTTAAAAAAGTAA